In Mytilus trossulus isolate FHL-02 chromosome 6, PNRI_Mtr1.1.1.hap1, whole genome shotgun sequence, a single window of DNA contains:
- the LOC134721736 gene encoding uncharacterized protein LOC134721736 has protein sequence MVVVTTTGYFVTVLGPYFADCKNNDAAILKHMLNTNVEDIKEWVQDNDVFVVDRGFRDSLELLDDLGIKSQMPSFLTKGQKQMTTDEAKASRLVTKVRWVVESANARIKRWKYLSHVLPNKQVPYIGDYVCIVCGISNKYLPPLSPGCDNEEALAAKMLYLSKRVNTLKQRVEEENLERRKTIWKEPDNILDDFPLLDEEDLRNITCGVYQIKLSTSYIQEHLEGNCQILVHKEDDHLIRVKLQSRHVSSKTYILWIEYTSAEITAWYCKCRAGARVVGVCAHIASILWYLGYARHNQDISYGVQNWGAYLEDAASIPQAVDESDSEESVIEE, from the exons ATGGTAGTTGTTACTACTACAGGGTACTTTGTGACTGTTTTGGGACCATACTTTGCCGACTGCAAAAATAATGATGCAGCAATCCTCAAACATATGTTAAACACAAATGTAGAAGATATCAAAGAATGGGTGCAAGACAATGATGTGTTTGTAGTTGATAGAGGATTCAGGGACTCATTGGAGCTTCTTGATGATTTGGGGATAAAGTCACAGATGCCAAGTTTTTTAACGAAAGGTCAAAAACAGATGACAACAGATGAAGCCAAAGCAAGCAGATTAGTTACTAAG GTCCGATGGGTAGTAGAGTCTGCTAATGCAAGAATCAAGAGATGGAAGTATCTGAGCCATGTTTTACCAAATAAACAAGTTCCATATATCGGAGATTATGTTTGCATTGTATGTggaatatcaaataaatatttgccGCCGTTGTCTCCAG GATGTGATAATGAAGAAGCATTGGCAGCAAAAATGCTCTATCTGTCTAAAAGAGTAAATACACTGAAACAGAGGGTAGAAGAAGAAAATTTGGAGAGGCGTAAAACAATTTGGAAAGAGCCTGATAATATTTTAGATGATTTTCCACTTCTTGATGAAGAAGATCTTAGAAACATAACGTGCGGTGTCTATCAAATAAAGCTTAGCACTAGTTACATTCAGGAACATCTAGAAGGCAATTGTCAAATTCTTGTTCATAAAGAGGATGACCATTTGATACGTGTGAAACTTCAGAGCCGTCATGTTTCTTCAAAAACCTACATCTTGTGGATAGAATACACATCTGCTGAAATTACTGCATGGTACTGTAAATGCAGAGCAGGAGCTCGTGTCGTTGGAGTATGTGCACATATTGCCTCAATACTCTGGTATCTTGGTTATGCAAGGCATAATCAGGATATATCTTATGGAGTCCAGAATTGGGGAGCATATCTAGAAGATGCAGCATCTATTCCACAAGCCGTAGACGAAAGTGACAGTGAGGAGAGTGTCATTGAAGAATAG